A stretch of Macadamia integrifolia cultivar HAES 741 chromosome 7, SCU_Mint_v3, whole genome shotgun sequence DNA encodes these proteins:
- the LOC122083078 gene encoding peamaclein-like codes for MKKFMLAALLLMALLLTTSFLQATMADDTSFCGSKCKDRCAKAGVMDRCIKYCGICCKECNCVPSGTYGNKHECPCYRDKKNSKGKPKCP; via the exons ATGAAGAAGTTTATGCTTGCAGCTTTGTTGCTTATGGCACTTCTCCTCACCACTTCCTTTCTTCAGGCCACCATGGCTGATGACACAA GTTTCTGCGGCTCAAAGTGCAAGGACAGATGCGCTAAGGCAGGAGTGATGGACCGTTGCATTAAGTATTGTGGTATCTGCTGCAAGGAGTGCAATTGTGTTCCTTCTGGGACTTATGGAAACAAGCATGAGTGTCCTTGTTACAGAGACAAGAAGAACTCTAAAGGCAAACCCAAGTGCCCTTAA
- the LOC122084927 gene encoding F-box/LRR-repeat protein At3g48880-like codes for MDVLSNPEIGVLEEVERRWEELNEDCLVIVFERVGLESLIFDVPLVCKLWYKATLNPHCWTNLDFSTSFLMSAMLRFSQPMDVNNFSSILSDVLINFLKIAVKRSCGSATKLALPACCTPGALQYVSEEFPSLRVLDMGTELWDYGNWGDKTINCSDLNLLHHKCIELLTHHLRKFVSKWEDLEHLSLLLIPKDSFKDILTQISLSCKNFVGLSTTGSVYTEEAIAIATALPKIRYLRLSRSTLPKNSLKIILDGCEDLVLLDARNCIHFEEDDKEILEIASHIKTFMFEGSTSFCFDPFKSYYTNYLFHQAITNTNN; via the exons atggatgtcTTGTCAAATCCTGAGATTGGAGTCTTAGAAGAGGTTGAAAGAAGATGGGAAGAGTTGAATGAAGACTGTTTGGTGATTGTGTTTGAAAGGGTGGGTCTGGAGTCTCTGATATTTGATGTTCCATTGGTGTGCAAGTTATGGTACAAAGCCACTCTCAATCCTCATTGTTGGACTAATCTTGACTTCTCAACAAGTTTTTTAATGTCTGCAATGTTAAGATTCTCACAACCCATGGATGTGAACAACTTTTCGAGCATACTCTCCGATGTTCTGATAAATTTCTTAAAGATTGCTGTCAAACGAAGTTGCGGGTCTGCAACCAAACTTGCCCTCCCAGCTTGCTGTACACCAGGGGCATTACAATATGTATCAGAGGA GTTCCCAAGTTTGAGAGTTTTAGATATGGGAACTGAACTGTGGGACTATGGCAACTGGGGTGATAAGACAATCAACTGTAGTGACTTGAATCTGTTGCATCATAAATGTATTGAGTTACTCACTCACCATTTGCGTAAATTTGTAAGTAAATGGGAGGATTTGGAGCACCTGTCCTTGCTATTGATCCCAAAAGACTCATTTAAAGATATCCTCACACAAATCAGCCTTAGCTGCAAAaactttgttgggctttctacAACTGGTTCAGTATACACTGAAGAAGCAATTGCTATCGCAACTGCACTCCCAAAAATTAGGTATTTAAGGCTTAGTCGAAGTACACTGCCAAAGAATAGCCTAAAGATAATATTGGATGGTTGTGAGGACTTGGTTTTATTGGATGCAAGGAATTGTATTCATTTTGAGGAGGATGACAAAGAGATATTGGAGATAGCATCTCATATCAAGACATTCATGTTTGAGGGTTCAACATCATTCTGTTTCGACCCTTTCAAATCATACTATACCAACTATTTATTCCATCAAGCCATTACAAATACTAATAACTAG
- the LOC122083680 gene encoding F-box protein SKIP19-like codes for MVVFERVGLESLLFDVPLVCKSWYKATHNPQCWTNLDFSTILFKSAMLRFSQPMMKPSDFMINFFKIAVNRSCRSATQLALPVGCTPEALRYVSQEFPNLRVLDVGTELWDYGNWDEKILDRVDVNLLHLKCVELLNRDFPKFIAKWKYLEHLSLLSIPRDSFKEILRQISLSCKNFSGLSTTGTVGTEEALAIATSLQKIRYLKLSGSFLPKNSLKVILEGCKNLVLLDARNCCGFEEDDEDILKMASHIKTFFFEGSKSFFFDPSKSYYIDHFLYQAMINSPFDV; via the exons ATGGTTGTGTTTGAAAGGGTGGGTCTAGAGTCTCTCCTCTTTGATGTTCCATTAGTGTGCAAATCATGGTACAAAGCCACTCACAATCCTCAATGCTGGACTAATCTTGACTTCTCAACTATTCTTTTCAAATCTGCAATGTTAAGATTCTCACAGCCCATGATGAAACCCTCTGATTTCATGataaatttcttcaaaattGCTGTCAATCGAAGTTGCAGGTCTGCAACTCAACTTGCACTCCCAGTTGGTTGTACACCAGAGGCCTTGCGATATGTATCCCAGGA GTTCCCAAATTTGAGAGTCCTAGATGTGGGAACAGAGCTTTGGGATTATGGTAACTGGGATGAGAAGATTTTGGACCGTGTTGATGTAAATCTATTGCATCTTAAATGTGTAGAGTTGCTTAATCGTGATTTTCCGAAATTTATAGCAAAATGGAAGTATTTGGAGCACCTCTCCTTGCTATCAATACCCAGAGACTCTTTTAAAGAGATCCTCAGGCAAATCAGCCTTTCCTGCAAAAACTTTTCTGGGCTTTCTACAACAGGTACTGTAGGCACTGAAGAAGCATTAGCTATTGCAACTTCACTCCAAAAGATTAGGTATTTGAAGCTGAGTGGAAGTTTTCTGCCAAAGAACAGCCTAAAGGTAATATTGGAAGGTTGTAAAAATCTGGTTTTATTGGATGCAAGGAATTGCTGTGGTTTTGAGGAGGATGATGAAGATATATTGAAGATGGCATCTCATATCAAGACATTCTTTTTTGAGGGTTCAAAATCATTCTTTTTTGACCCTTCAAAATCATACTATATCGACCATTTCTTGTATCAAGCCATGATAAATAGCCCTTTTGATGTCTAG
- the LOC122083077 gene encoding pumilio homolog 12-like, translating to MERRGDEERLAKLWGETPVAAASPSVVRHPSPRQFRYLNNNNIAFPAANENPFSPQTSSHSLDSSSARLSSRSFHQSPLVSSDIPSFHNVVSASVPAVTNTLIGQGQGFPSLFYQQMQETVMELQRLRIQEAIVGQTLAIMRAPAPPSVPVESFAVSRSNPDTGVLMSSSVNGCDMYCCQPRNKCCLQLPRPSSLDFAKRTPMMPCSNVNGFRLDSNGHCRVHSGNGQLLETNNPNTLRSPLLNQSLNHLQQPQELHHPMYSSLEDFRGQMVALAKDQHGCRFLQKKFEEGKVDEIEMIFAEVKDHVGELMIHSFGNYLVQRLLEVCTDEQKMEVLSTITKEEFQLVTICLDTHGTRAVQKLLEHLTTPEQISCVMMALRPGTVILTKDVNGHHVIQNCLQHFSNEDTKYLLNAVSDHCVEIATDSSGCCVLQQCLGYAQGEPRERLFAEITSNAIVLAQDPYGNYVVQYILGLKIPHVMAAVLRQLEGSYMSLSLQKFSSHVVEKCLKESTEEQSSKIIKELLGSSKFVGLLEDAYGNYVVQSALLVSKGDTHKAIVDLVKSCIPSMRSNPYGKRILDKIIARR from the exons ATGGAGAGGAGAGGCGACGAAGAAAGATTGGCGAAGCTCTGGGGAGAAACACCCGTCGCTGCTGCGTCTCCGTCTGTCGTCCGCCACCCGAGTCCGAGGCAGTTCCGCTACCTTAACAACAATAACATCGCATTCCCTGCTGCCAACGAAAACCCCTTTTCCCCTCAAACTTCTTCTCACTCGCTTGATTCCAGTTCTGCTCGTCTCTCCTCGCGTTCGTTTCACCAGTCCCCTCTTGTTTCTTCCGATATCCCTTCCTTTCACAATGTTGTATCAGCTTCTGTGCCTGCTGTGACCAATACCTTGATTGGTCAAGGTCAGGGTTTTCCGTCTTTATTTTATCAGCAAATGCAAGAAACAGTAATGGAGTTGCAACGCTTGAGAATCCAAGAAGCCATTGTGGGACAGACGCTTGCGATTATGCGCGCTCCTGCTCCTCCTTCCGTTCCGGTTGAGAGTTTTGCTGTCTCTCGATCGAATCCCGACACTGGGGTCTTGATGTCATCATCGGTTAATGGTTGTGACATGTATTGCTGCCAGCCCAGAAACAAATGCTGCTTGCAGCTTCCAAGACCTTCGTCCCTCGATTTCGCCAAGCGTACCCCGATGATGCCCTGTTCTAATGTTAACGGGTTTCGCCTTGATTCTAATGGGCACTGCAGAGTACACTCAGGGAATGGCCAGCTCTTGGAAACGAACAATCCAAACACGTTGAGGTCCCCGCTCTTAAATCAGAGTCTAAATCATCTACAGCAGCCGCAGGAGCTCCACCACCCAATGTACTCATCATTGGAAGATTTCAGGGGCCAGATGGTTGCGCTGGCCAAGGATCAGCACGGGTGTCGATTTTTGCAGAAGAAGTTCGAGGAGGGAAAGGTGGACGAGATTGAGATGATTTTTGCCGAGGTGAAGGACCATGTGGGCGAGTTAATGATCCACTCTTTTGGGAATTACCTTGTTCAGAGGCTCTTGGAAGTATGTACTGATGAACAGAAGATGGAGGTTCTTAGCACCATCACCAAGGAGGAATTCCAACTCGTCACAATCTGTCTTGATACGCATGG TACTCGTGCAGTACAGAAATTGTTGGAGCATCTTACCACCCCAGAGCAAATTTCCTGTGTTATGATGGCTTTGAGGCCGGGCACCGTCATACTTACCAAGGACGTGAATGGTCATCATGTGATTCAAAATTGCCTCCAGCATTTCTCCAATGAAGACACTAAA TATCTTTTGAACGCAGTATCAGACCACTGTGTCGAGATTGCCACAGACAGCAGCGGGTGTTGTGTACTGCAGCAGTGTTTGGGGTATGCCCAGGGAGAACCAAGAGAGCGCCTTTTTGCTGAAATTACGTCAAATGCAATTGTCCTGGCTCAAGATCCTTACGG GAACTATGTTGTGCAGTATATATTGGGTCTGAAAATACCACATGTCATGGCTGCGgtattgagacaacttgagggAAGCTATATGTCTCTTTCTTTGCAAAAGTTTAGTAGTCACGTGGTAGAGAAGTGTTTGAAAGAGTCTACAGAAGAGCAGTCCTCAAAGATTATCAAGGAGCTCCTTGGCAGTTCAAAATTTGTTGGCCTTCTAGAGGATGCTTATGGAAACTACGTTGTTCAGTCAGCTTTGTTGGTATCAAAG GGGGATACGCACAAAGCCATAGTTGATCTGGTGAAGAGTTGTATTCCATCTATGCGCAGCAATCCTTATGGGAAAAGGATCCTGGATAAGATCATTGCGAGGAGGTAA